CATAAACAAATACGCACGGGTAATGGTTCCGTGCCGCCTAGAGTATAATACGTGTTCCACAACCATACCCCATTAGTGCCGCATATGTGTTCCCTTCGCGTAAGCCATTCGTTACTATTATTTCTCTCACGGCAGGGCATTTGTTCAACTTTATAGCGTCCAGCTTCCTCCTAATCCCTCCAGTCACGTCAACCTTATCACTTGCTTCACGATTAGCTACATTACCATGCTCTAGCTCATCCACATGAATTTCGTCTATTATTTTCCCGTCAGCAGCGATAACACCATCCACATCAGTTATGTAGATTACTGACGAGCTGCCGATGCTACACGCCATTTCTATTGCCAGTTCGTCACCGGAGACTATACACCAGTCCTTGCCACACGCATAGACGTCGCCGTAGACTACCGGGGTGATGCCCAGTTCCATGTCACGTCTGATGTAGCTCCAGTTACATCTGGGCATCAGTCCTTCAGGATTACAGAAGCTGTGAGGCGGATATATCACGGGTTTTACTCCCTTAGATGCCAGTATGTCTGCTACAGCTAGCGCTAGTTCAAGCATATACATTGTTACTAGGGAGAGAGCGTCAGCGGGCGGGGCTTCTAGAGATCGAGCATTTGATGCCGCCACATGACCATAGCTTCCTCCTCCAAGAACAATGCCTACTTTGATACCCTTCTCTAT
The window above is part of the Pyrodictium delaneyi genome. Proteins encoded here:
- a CDS encoding isopentenyl phosphate kinase encodes the protein MQTRDGVGRHTRVRVIKIGGSVLTDKKTFKLNYHVAERVAGEIAAAIEKGIKVGIVLGGGSYGHVAASNARSLEAPPADALSLVTMYMLELALAVADILASKGVKPVIYPPHSFCNPEGLMPRCNWSYIRRDMELGITPVVYGDVYACGKDWCIVSGDELAIEMACSIGSSSVIYITDVDGVIAADGKIIDEIHVDELEHGNVANREASDKVDVTGGIRRKLDAIKLNKCPAVREIIVTNGLREGNTYAALMGYGCGTRIIL